One stretch of Hymenobacter chitinivorans DSM 11115 DNA includes these proteins:
- a CDS encoding T9SS type A sorting domain-containing protein, whose protein sequence is MQHIFSRLVGLSLLPALTFAQAPTLVTRLPAANAPAAPRQDGVTLTFSEAMSAQTAAPDAVRVVSQWRGLLPGTYQGGGTSTIRFVPDRYFLPGEPLSVGVTSQARSQANGTAVVPSQYQFTAQAPTGTARFAAEFESVGVGSNPRAVATGDFNGDGRVDLAVANQGSNTVSIRLGTASGTFTNAADVATGSAPQSVAVADFNADGKLDLVTVNNGSHNTSIRLGVGNGTFTSAPDVAVGNFPSSVAVGDFNGDAKPDLAVTNPPNNTVSIRLGAGNGTFTSAADVTVGASSNSVVVADFNADGKTDLAVLNQNDLLNIRLGRGNGTFTNAADVATGTLTYSVAVGDFNGDAKPDLAVANYNSNNVLIRLGMGNGTFTSAASVTVGTNPQSVAVGDFNADGKTDLMTANYGAATASVRLGAGNGTFTGTNEVVVGSFPYAIAVSDLNGDSKTDFAVTTLGSMSVSIRLGAGTGAFNGTTDVAVGTNPRGVAVGDFNADGKPDVATPNSGSNTVSIRLGTGNGTFTSAADVAVGSFPSSAAVGDFNGDAKLDLAVANQSSNTVSIRLGTGTGTFTNAADVAGSGNPSYVALGDFNADGNLDIAVANYANSVLSIRLGTGSGTFTSAADVAVYPTPSGVAVGDFNTDGKLDLAVANVSTNLVNIRLGVGNGTFTTGTDVVVNGGSDGVATGDLNGDGKLDLAVVKSSSNSVRILLGTGSGTFSSVTDLSAGSNPRSVALGDLNADGKLDLAVVGSANNLSVLLGTGTGAFTSAGDVTVGIGPISVALSDFDGDGRTDVATANANGSTLSVRLGTGTGTFTTAPTNVSIGSSPKQAVFGDLNADGKLDMAVANSSSSTVSIRLGVGNGTFTSAADVFVGSTPIGVALADLNADGKLDLIVANSGSNNLSVRLGVGNGTFTNAADVAMGTNPQSVAVGDFNADGKADLVIANYGAATVWVRLGVGNGTFTSAANVSVGTNPQSVAVGDFNADGKADFAVANTGSNTVSVRLGVGDGTFTNAANISSGSLTRSLALGDLNADGKLDIVVARSSTMNIWLGAGNGTFTTTADIPAPSGPVNVALGDLNADGNVDLLTTTTSSTVAIRLGSGTGAVTGSLEVSVGTDPFSVAAGDVDGDGDLDIMASNNTANSVSIRLNGGGTTGAAIPLPVQLTQFTARRQDAQQVQLRWATASELSSRGFTVEKSYDGHQWQRLAFVAGHGTTTTAHDYTYLDAEAGAAYYRLVQQDQDGTETHSPVRYVSGGPAPALQLFPNPATTATVQLLGADVAAEVQLLSLQGQVLRRFAAGTTQLDLPGLPAGLYLVRSGQQAVRLMVQ, encoded by the coding sequence ATGCAACACATCTTCTCTCGGCTGGTTGGCCTTAGCTTGCTGCCGGCGCTGACTTTTGCCCAAGCGCCCACGCTGGTTACCCGCCTGCCCGCGGCCAATGCCCCGGCCGCCCCGCGCCAGGACGGCGTGACGCTCACCTTTTCCGAAGCCATGAGCGCCCAGACGGCCGCCCCCGATGCCGTGCGCGTGGTAAGCCAGTGGCGCGGCCTGCTGCCAGGCACCTACCAGGGCGGCGGCACCAGTACCATCCGCTTCGTGCCCGACCGGTACTTCCTGCCGGGCGAACCCCTGAGCGTAGGCGTGACCAGCCAGGCCCGCAGCCAGGCCAATGGTACGGCCGTGGTGCCCAGCCAGTACCAGTTTACGGCCCAGGCCCCCACCGGCACGGCCCGCTTTGCCGCCGAATTTGAATCTGTCGGGGTGGGCTCCAACCCGCGCGCGGTGGCCACGGGTGATTTTAATGGTGATGGGCGGGTCGATTTGGCCGTGGCCAACCAAGGCAGCAATACGGTGAGCATCCGCTTGGGCACGGCTAGCGGCACCTTCACCAACGCTGCCGATGTGGCCACGGGCAGTGCTCCTCAGAGCGTGGCCGTAGCCGATTTTAACGCTGACGGTAAACTGGATCTGGTTACGGTTAACAACGGAAGTCACAACACCAGTATCCGCCTGGGGGTAGGCAACGGCACTTTCACCTCGGCTCCCGATGTGGCCGTGGGCAATTTCCCGAGCAGCGTGGCCGTGGGCGACTTCAACGGGGATGCCAAACCGGACCTGGCCGTGACCAACCCACCGAACAATACGGTGAGCATTCGGCTGGGCGCAGGCAATGGCACCTTCACCAGTGCCGCCGATGTGACCGTGGGTGCCAGCTCCAACAGCGTGGTGGTGGCCGACTTCAACGCTGACGGCAAGACGGACCTCGCCGTGCTTAATCAAAACGACCTCCTGAATATTCGGCTGGGCAGGGGTAACGGCACGTTCACCAATGCTGCCGACGTGGCCACGGGCACGCTCACCTACAGCGTAGCAGTAGGCGACTTCAACGGGGATGCCAAACCGGACTTGGCGGTAGCCAACTACAATAGCAACAACGTCCTCATCCGGCTGGGCATGGGCAACGGTACCTTCACCAGCGCCGCCAGTGTAACCGTGGGCACGAATCCGCAGAGTGTAGCCGTGGGTGACTTTAACGCCGACGGCAAGACCGACCTGATGACGGCCAACTACGGCGCCGCTACCGCCTCGGTGCGCCTGGGGGCGGGCAACGGCACCTTCACCGGCACCAATGAAGTAGTAGTGGGCTCTTTTCCCTACGCCATAGCCGTGAGCGACTTGAATGGGGACAGCAAAACTGACTTCGCCGTAACCACTCTCGGCAGTATGTCGGTCAGCATTCGTTTGGGCGCTGGTACGGGCGCTTTTAACGGCACTACTGATGTGGCCGTGGGCACGAATCCGAGAGGCGTAGCGGTGGGCGACTTCAACGCCGACGGCAAACCGGATGTGGCCACGCCTAACTCCGGCAGCAATACCGTCAGCATCCGCCTGGGCACGGGTAACGGCACTTTCACGTCGGCTGCCGATGTGGCCGTGGGCTCTTTTCCAAGCAGTGCAGCAGTAGGCGACTTCAACGGGGATGCCAAATTGGACCTGGCCGTGGCCAACCAAAGCAGCAACACGGTGAGCATCCGCTTGGGTACGGGCACGGGTACCTTTACTAACGCCGCCGATGTCGCCGGGAGCGGCAACCCAAGCTACGTTGCGCTGGGCGACTTCAACGCCGACGGCAACTTAGACATAGCCGTGGCCAACTACGCTAACAGTGTCTTGAGTATTCGCTTGGGCACGGGCTCGGGCACCTTCACCAGCGCCGCCGATGTCGCCGTTTACCCTACCCCTTCCGGCGTAGCGGTGGGCGACTTCAACACCGACGGCAAACTTGATCTGGCAGTGGCTAATGTGAGCACCAACTTGGTGAACATCCGTCTAGGCGTCGGCAACGGCACGTTTACCACCGGTACCGATGTAGTGGTGAATGGTGGTTCCGACGGCGTAGCCACCGGCGACCTGAACGGCGACGGTAAACTGGACCTGGCAGTGGTCAAATCCAGCAGTAACTCGGTCCGGATCCTGCTCGGTACCGGCTCAGGTACCTTTAGCAGCGTTACCGACTTGTCTGCCGGCAGCAATCCCAGGAGCGTGGCCTTGGGCGACCTGAACGCCGATGGCAAACTGGATTTGGCGGTGGTGGGTAGTGCCAATAACCTCTCGGTGCTCCTGGGCACGGGTACCGGCGCCTTCACCAGCGCTGGCGACGTAACTGTGGGCATCGGCCCTATTAGCGTGGCCTTGAGCGACTTTGATGGTGACGGTCGAACGGATGTTGCCACGGCCAACGCCAACGGCAGTACACTGAGTGTCCGCCTGGGTACGGGCACGGGCACCTTCACCACTGCCCCCACCAATGTATCCATAGGCAGCAGCCCTAAACAAGCTGTCTTTGGCGACCTGAATGCTGATGGCAAACTGGATATGGCCGTAGCCAATAGCAGCTCCAGCACGGTGAGCATCCGCCTGGGGGTGGGCAACGGCACCTTTACTAGTGCCGCCGACGTGTTTGTGGGCAGCACCCCCATTGGCGTAGCTCTGGCCGACCTGAATGCTGACGGCAAGCTAGATCTGATTGTCGCCAACTCTGGTTCTAATAACCTATCAGTGCGCCTGGGCGTGGGCAACGGCACTTTTACCAACGCGGCCGACGTGGCTATGGGCACCAATCCACAGAGCGTGGCCGTGGGTGATTTCAATGCCGACGGCAAAGCCGACCTCGTTATAGCTAACTACGGCGCCGCTACCGTCTGGGTGCGCCTGGGGGTGGGCAACGGCACCTTCACTAGCGCCGCCAATGTGTCCGTGGGCACCAATCCGCAAAGCGTAGCCGTGGGCGACTTCAACGCCGACGGTAAAGCCGATTTCGCCGTCGCCAATACGGGCAGCAATACGGTGAGCGTCCGTCTGGGGGTAGGCGATGGCACTTTTACCAATGCCGCTAATATCAGCTCCGGCTCGCTTACCCGTAGCCTCGCGTTAGGCGACTTAAATGCTGACGGTAAGTTGGATATAGTAGTGGCCCGCAGCAGCACTATGAATATTTGGCTAGGTGCAGGCAACGGTACTTTTACCACAACCGCCGACATACCCGCGCCCTCAGGCCCAGTGAACGTTGCCCTGGGTGACTTAAACGCCGACGGTAACGTGGACCTTCTAACCACCACCACCAGTAGCACCGTGGCAATACGTTTGGGCTCGGGCACTGGAGCCGTTACGGGAAGCCTCGAAGTGTCCGTGGGCACCGACCCTTTTAGCGTGGCTGCGGGCGATGTGGACGGCGACGGCGATTTGGACATAATGGCATCAAATAACACGGCCAACTCGGTGAGCATCCGCCTGAACGGGGGCGGTACCACGGGCGCCGCCATCCCGCTGCCAGTACAGCTGACGCAGTTTACGGCCCGCCGTCAGGATGCACAACAGGTGCAGCTGCGCTGGGCCACGGCCTCCGAACTGAGCAGCCGCGGTTTCACCGTAGAGAAAAGCTACGACGGGCACCAATGGCAGCGCCTGGCCTTCGTAGCCGGCCATGGCACCACTACTACCGCCCACGACTATACCTACCTTGATGCCGAAGCCGGCGCGGCCTACTACCGCCTCGTGCAACAGGACCAGGACGGCACCGAAACGCACTCCCCGGTACGCTACGTGTCCGGCGGCCCGGCCCCGGCGCTACAACTCTTCCCCAACCCGGCCACTACCGCCACGGTGCAGCTGCTGGGCGCCGACGTGGCCGCCGAGGTGCAGCTGCTGAGCCTGCAGGGCCAGGTGCTGCGCCGCTTTGCCGCCGGCACCACGCAGCTGGACTTGCCGGGGCTGCCAGCCGGGCTTTACCTGGTGCGCAGTGGTCAGCAGGCCGTCCGCCTCATGGTGCAGTAA
- a CDS encoding pectinesterase family protein, whose protein sequence is MPNLSSLCLSRGGRAAHFWAVLSLLLLSLSARAQTYNAVVAKDGTGSFTTVQAAINAAPTGRTTPYTIFIRNGKYREKVTVPANKPFLQFIGESVAGTILSWNDANTPSFPGNSSSFIINASDVSALNITFENTYGDAPQGLAMYITGDRVAFKNCRFLGGQDTMQLNSQAGNRSYFKECYIDGVVDFIFGAGRGVFEHCIIYPRTRRDGGSGGYITAANTQPGLPYGFVFRNCLIPDNRGTTTYTLGRPWQNDSGSTPTDRSHTKVVWLNTTMGSTIKPVGWQVWDAGTVTSVIQYAEYKSRDFSGNPVNVSQRVPWSIQLTDADTALYTRAAVLGSWDPCAVVPNFCGHQAPDIAVSNFWAVKGTATAPSTITWNLSWPIAGVQYQVFRSSTRRGTYTPLYSTTSTVATNINFGTTDPVPAAGSSYFYYVRASKAGLATHVTDTLQISSTPTITTTGALQAFAQGGGQPSAAQSFLVAAENLTSGLLLAPPAGFEVSANGGATWLGSSAPLTLNPGATGSIASTSISVRLNATTGGTSAGNITLSSPGAASQAVAVTGTTQAAALPQSVPLLWWPLTRTPQDSTAVRSSRIVASVPTFRKFQLSNGSATATIPPYSTRYGQAFAPSADGGWTAAVGGNGGNLSRTYYEQFTVSGTAGSPTRLDSVLLSAYVTGSTSNTKLAVVWSKSGFTADSADVSGGRGPGGALLSTANGGFTTPILTTNASSPYRLALAGATGVTLQPGQTLSFRVYFSCGSTTTATRFATLKHVVVKGEAGVVSSTRAARSSVLQFYPNPAVEQLTVVHPAAGAGAEVALYSLLGQRVAVVHCAAGSQSTRLNVAGLSCGQYLLRYSGPGGPVTVRISKQ, encoded by the coding sequence ATGCCAAACCTCTCCTCCCTGTGCCTCTCCCGCGGGGGCCGTGCTGCTCACTTTTGGGCCGTACTGAGCCTGCTGCTGCTAAGCCTGAGTGCCCGCGCCCAAACCTACAACGCCGTGGTGGCCAAGGACGGCACGGGCAGCTTCACCACCGTGCAGGCGGCCATCAACGCGGCGCCCACCGGCCGCACCACGCCCTACACCATCTTCATCAGGAATGGCAAGTACCGCGAAAAGGTGACGGTGCCGGCCAACAAGCCTTTCCTGCAGTTTATCGGCGAAAGTGTAGCGGGCACCATCCTGTCGTGGAACGACGCCAACACGCCCTCGTTTCCCGGCAACTCGTCCAGCTTTATCATCAACGCCTCCGACGTCAGCGCGCTGAACATCACCTTCGAGAATACCTACGGCGACGCCCCGCAGGGTCTGGCCATGTACATCACCGGCGACCGGGTGGCCTTCAAGAACTGCCGCTTCCTGGGTGGGCAGGACACGATGCAGCTCAACTCCCAGGCCGGCAACCGCAGCTACTTCAAGGAGTGCTACATCGACGGCGTGGTCGACTTTATCTTCGGGGCCGGCCGGGGCGTGTTTGAGCACTGCATCATCTACCCGCGCACCCGGCGCGACGGGGGCAGCGGCGGCTACATCACGGCCGCCAACACCCAGCCCGGCCTGCCCTACGGCTTCGTGTTCCGCAATTGCCTTATTCCCGACAACCGGGGCACGACGACCTACACCCTGGGCCGCCCCTGGCAAAACGACTCCGGCTCGACGCCCACCGACCGGTCCCACACCAAAGTCGTGTGGCTGAATACGACGATGGGCAGCACCATTAAGCCCGTCGGCTGGCAGGTGTGGGACGCCGGCACCGTGACCAGCGTTATTCAGTACGCCGAGTACAAAAGCCGGGACTTCAGCGGCAACCCGGTCAACGTCAGCCAGCGGGTGCCCTGGTCGATTCAGCTCACCGACGCCGACACCGCGCTGTACACCCGCGCGGCCGTGCTCGGCAGCTGGGACCCTTGCGCGGTGGTGCCCAACTTCTGCGGCCACCAAGCCCCCGACATTGCCGTGTCGAACTTCTGGGCCGTGAAAGGTACCGCTACGGCTCCTTCCACCATCACCTGGAACCTGAGCTGGCCCATTGCCGGCGTGCAGTACCAGGTATTCCGCAGCAGCACCCGCCGCGGCACCTACACCCCGCTGTACTCCACCACCTCGACCGTCGCCACGAACATCAACTTCGGCACCACGGACCCCGTGCCGGCCGCCGGCTCGTCGTACTTCTACTACGTGCGGGCTTCCAAAGCCGGCCTGGCTACCCACGTCACCGACACGCTGCAGATTTCGAGCACGCCGACCATTACCACCACCGGCGCGCTACAGGCTTTTGCGCAGGGCGGCGGGCAGCCCTCGGCCGCGCAAAGCTTCCTGGTGGCCGCCGAAAACCTGACGAGCGGGCTGCTCCTTGCCCCGCCGGCCGGCTTTGAGGTGTCGGCCAACGGCGGCGCCACCTGGCTGGGCAGCAGCGCCCCGCTGACGCTCAACCCGGGCGCTACCGGCAGCATCGCCAGCACCAGCATCAGCGTGCGGCTGAATGCAACCACCGGGGGCACTTCCGCCGGCAATATTACTCTCAGCAGCCCCGGCGCGGCCAGTCAGGCGGTGGCCGTGACGGGCACCACCCAGGCCGCCGCGCTACCGCAGTCGGTACCGCTGCTCTGGTGGCCCCTCACGCGCACCCCCCAGGACAGCACGGCCGTGCGCTCCAGCCGAATAGTAGCCAGTGTGCCCACCTTCCGCAAGTTTCAGCTTTCCAACGGCTCGGCTACGGCCACTATTCCACCCTACTCTACCCGCTACGGCCAGGCCTTTGCGCCCTCGGCCGACGGGGGCTGGACGGCGGCCGTGGGTGGCAACGGCGGCAACCTGAGCCGCACTTACTACGAGCAGTTCACGGTGAGCGGCACGGCCGGCAGCCCCACGCGCCTCGACTCAGTGTTGCTCAGCGCCTACGTTACGGGCTCGACCAGCAACACCAAGCTGGCGGTGGTCTGGTCGAAGTCGGGCTTCACGGCTGATTCGGCCGACGTGAGCGGGGGGCGGGGCCCGGGTGGCGCGCTGCTGAGCACGGCCAACGGGGGCTTTACCACCCCTATCCTCACCACCAACGCCAGCAGCCCCTACCGCCTGGCCCTGGCCGGGGCCACCGGCGTCACGCTGCAGCCGGGCCAGACGCTCAGCTTCCGGGTGTACTTCAGCTGCGGCTCGACCACCACCGCCACCCGCTTTGCCACGCTCAAGCACGTGGTGGTGAAGGGCGAGGCCGGCGTGGTCAGCAGCACCCGGGCCGCCCGTAGCAGCGTGCTGCAGTTTTACCCCAACCCGGCCGTCGAGCAGCTGACCGTGGTGCACCCGGCGGCCGGCGCCGGGGCCGAAGTGGCCCTCTACTCCCTGCTGGGCCAGCGTGTGGCCGTGGTGCATTGCGCCGCCGGCAGCCAGAGTACCCGCCTCAACGTGGCCGGCCTTAGCTGCGGGCAGTACCTGCTGCGCTACAGCGGCCCCGGCGGGCCCGTCACGGTCCGCATCAGCAAGCAGTAA